Proteins encoded within one genomic window of Aerococcus viridans:
- a CDS encoding VanZ family protein, whose product MYFLGPLLTWLEDISAGRILNFHLVELSLFSLDKTIFYMIALLVIQAGIIFYKRSKNTDYSIDWFREAIKFTFATYLILLVHLTVLRYDWQWWQASFNFERSLSELNWVPLVDTIKLRSGSAFSFWYNFFGNVVWFFPFGMMFPYIFKMERAFFITLLWGLLFSVSIETMQFYLETGVSHIDDVIFNGAGVIIGYLIYDILKISNRYIKGRRNTNG is encoded by the coding sequence ATGTATTTTTTAGGGCCGTTACTTACATGGCTAGAAGACATTTCTGCAGGCAGAATTTTAAATTTCCATTTAGTAGAGCTATCGTTGTTTAGTTTGGATAAAACCATCTTCTATATGATTGCTTTACTGGTTATTCAAGCAGGAATCATTTTCTATAAACGGTCTAAGAATACAGACTATTCGATTGACTGGTTTAGAGAAGCAATCAAATTTACTTTTGCCACATATTTAATATTGTTGGTACATTTAACCGTACTACGTTATGATTGGCAATGGTGGCAGGCGTCCTTCAATTTTGAACGGTCGCTGAGTGAATTAAATTGGGTACCACTGGTTGATACTATTAAGTTAAGAAGCGGATCCGCATTTTCCTTCTGGTATAACTTCTTTGGAAATGTTGTTTGGTTCTTTCCATTTGGTATGATGTTCCCCTATATCTTTAAGATGGAACGTGCCTTCTTCATCACGTTACTTTGGGGATTGTTATTTTCCGTATCAATTGAAACCATGCAATTTTATTTAGAAACAGGCGTAAGTCATATTGATGACGTCATTTTTAATGGCGCAGGGGTAATCATCGGTTACCTGATCTATGACATTTTGAAAATCAGCAACAGGTACATAAAAGGGAGAAGAAATACAAATGGCTAA
- a CDS encoding single-stranded DNA-binding protein: MNQVQLIGRLAREVTLTEISNNRQVVNNAVAINRKGKGGTDYVDFIPITAWNGTAKLIDTYMQKGDELAVVGQLRMRQFENKQGQNVSSIEVQVSEVTFLRKKIGVDQPQNPDEQLMANIETLILD, from the coding sequence ATGAATCAAGTGCAATTAATCGGACGTCTAGCTAGAGAAGTCACCCTAACTGAAATTTCGAACAACCGACAGGTGGTCAATAATGCAGTAGCCATTAACCGCAAAGGGAAAGGTGGGACTGACTATGTCGACTTTATCCCAATTACTGCTTGGAATGGGACGGCTAAACTCATTGATACCTATATGCAAAAAGGCGATGAGTTAGCGGTTGTTGGTCAATTACGCATGCGTCAGTTTGAAAACAAACAGGGTCAAAACGTTTCATCAATTGAGGTTCAAGTATCTGAAGTAACTTTCCTCCGTAAGAAAATCGGCGTTGATCAACCGCAAAACCCTGACGAACAATTAATGGCCAATATCGAAACCCTGATTTTAGATTAA
- the galU gene encoding UTP--glucose-1-phosphate uridylyltransferase GalU: MAKVRKAIIPAAGLGTRFLPATKAMAKEMLPIVNKPTIQFIVEEALASGIEDILIVTGKSKRPIEDHFDSNVELESNLADKGRDDLLEIIGETVGLNLFFKRQSYPKGLGDAVLQAKAFVGDEPFVVMLGDDLMVDEVPLTKQLIDAYDVTKASNIAVMPVPHEDTDKYGVIDPEAQFSEKIYNVKQFVEKPKPEDAPSNLAIIGRYLLTPEIFDLLETQGEGAGNEIQLTDAIDRLNKTQRVFAYEFTGRRYDVGNKLGYMQTSIEYGLEQDDIKEGLKEYLLSIEDEL, from the coding sequence ATGGCGAAAGTAAGAAAAGCGATTATTCCTGCAGCAGGGCTAGGTACACGGTTCTTACCTGCAACAAAGGCGATGGCGAAAGAGATGTTGCCGATTGTTAATAAACCAACGATTCAATTTATCGTAGAAGAGGCCTTGGCTTCAGGAATTGAAGATATTCTAATTGTTACTGGAAAAAGTAAACGACCAATCGAAGACCACTTTGACTCAAATGTGGAGTTAGAGTCTAACTTGGCTGATAAGGGCCGTGATGACTTGCTTGAAATCATCGGGGAAACGGTTGGTTTAAACCTATTCTTCAAACGTCAATCTTATCCAAAAGGGTTAGGAGACGCGGTATTACAAGCAAAAGCCTTTGTTGGTGACGAGCCTTTTGTCGTAATGCTTGGGGATGACTTGATGGTTGACGAAGTGCCATTAACGAAACAATTGATTGACGCTTATGATGTCACAAAAGCGTCTAACATTGCGGTAATGCCTGTACCACATGAAGATACAGATAAATACGGGGTAATCGATCCTGAAGCGCAATTCTCTGAAAAAATCTACAATGTAAAACAATTCGTTGAAAAACCAAAACCAGAAGATGCGCCATCAAACTTGGCGATTATCGGTCGTTACTTGTTAACACCAGAAATCTTTGACTTGTTGGAAACACAAGGTGAGGGTGCTGGTAACGAAATCCAATTAACAGATGCCATTGACCGTTTAAACAAAACGCAACGCGTGTTTGCGTATGAGTTTACTGGTCGTCGTTATGATGTTGGGAATAAATTGGGCTACATGCAAACAAGCATTGAATATGGTCTTGAACAAGACGATATCAAAGAAGGTTTGAAAGAGTACTTACTATCCATCGAAGATGAACTTTAA
- the trxB gene encoding thioredoxin-disulfide reductase, whose translation MTAALYASRANLSVALLERGIPGGELVNTADVENYPGFKSIQGPDLANEMYEGAMQFGVVHEFGTVTKVTPNEGAHLLETDMGKTYQAKAIIIATGSVHRKLGVPGEDKYSGRGVSYCAVCDGAFFRDKDLRVIGGGDSAVEEGTYLTQFGKNVNIVHRRDELRAQKILQDRAMSNDKVDFTWNTVVKEIKGDDMKVTGLAVENVKTGEITDVDTDGVFIYVGLIPNTEAFADLNITDEEGWVITDEDMQTNIPGIFAIGDVRQKKLRQISTAVGDGAIGGQEAFNYIEALND comes from the coding sequence ATGACTGCTGCCTTATACGCATCACGGGCTAACTTGTCCGTAGCATTATTAGAACGTGGAATCCCTGGGGGCGAATTGGTCAATACAGCGGATGTCGAAAATTACCCTGGTTTCAAAAGCATCCAAGGACCAGACTTGGCCAATGAAATGTATGAGGGGGCTATGCAATTTGGTGTGGTCCACGAATTTGGGACGGTCACTAAAGTAACGCCGAATGAAGGGGCGCATTTACTGGAAACAGATATGGGTAAAACTTACCAAGCTAAGGCGATCATTATCGCAACTGGTTCTGTTCACCGTAAATTGGGTGTGCCAGGTGAAGATAAATATTCAGGTCGCGGTGTTTCTTACTGTGCGGTTTGTGACGGGGCTTTCTTCCGTGATAAAGACCTTCGTGTAATTGGTGGGGGTGACTCAGCTGTTGAAGAAGGGACTTACTTAACGCAATTTGGTAAAAACGTGAATATCGTTCACCGTCGTGACGAATTACGGGCTCAAAAAATCTTACAAGACCGTGCTATGTCTAACGATAAGGTTGATTTCACCTGGAATACAGTTGTCAAAGAAATCAAAGGGGACGACATGAAAGTCACTGGTTTAGCCGTTGAAAACGTTAAAACTGGTGAAATCACTGACGTGGATACAGATGGTGTCTTCATTTATGTTGGTTTGATTCCAAATACCGAAGCATTTGCTGATTTAAACATCACAGATGAAGAAGGCTGGGTGATCACAGATGAAGACATGCAAACAAATATTCCTGGTATCTTCGCCATTGGTGACGTTCGTCAAAAGAAATTGCGCCAAATTTCAACAGCAGTCGGTGACGGTGCCATTGGTGGTCAAGAAGCCTTCAATTACATTGAAGCACTAAACGACTAG
- the whiA gene encoding DNA-binding protein WhiA, protein MASFAGDVKKELTQLTVDYEHARSELAAILRMNGSISLMNGQLILNVQTENAAIARRIYSLLKGFFHTHGELVVRKKMKLKKNNIYIVRVKDRVEEILKDLEILDNLVINPNISAEMMENEQRSRSYLRGAFLAGGSVNNPEKSAYHLEIYSVYEEHCEDLVTMMNQFNLNARSVERRSGYIAYLKGSEQIADFLALIGATSSMLKFEDIRIVRDMRNSVNRIVNCENANLNKTVTAASKQVENIELIQSTVGIGELPEKLQEIALLRLENPEASIKELGELVDGEPISKSGVNHRLRKINQYAEQLRNTAITQ, encoded by the coding sequence GTGGCTTCATTTGCAGGAGATGTAAAGAAAGAACTCACTCAGCTAACAGTGGACTATGAACACGCGCGTTCAGAGCTAGCAGCCATTTTACGTATGAACGGATCGATTTCCCTTATGAATGGGCAATTAATCTTAAATGTACAGACAGAAAATGCCGCAATTGCACGACGAATCTACTCACTGTTGAAGGGATTTTTTCATACCCACGGTGAGTTGGTTGTTCGGAAGAAAATGAAATTAAAAAAGAATAATATCTATATTGTGCGGGTGAAAGACCGAGTTGAGGAGATTTTGAAGGACTTAGAAATTCTAGATAATTTGGTCATTAATCCAAATATTTCAGCCGAGATGATGGAGAATGAACAGCGGAGTAGGTCATACTTGCGAGGGGCATTCTTGGCTGGTGGGTCAGTGAATAATCCTGAAAAATCAGCTTATCATTTAGAAATTTACTCAGTATATGAAGAGCATTGCGAAGACTTGGTAACGATGATGAACCAGTTTAATTTAAATGCGCGGTCAGTCGAACGTCGGTCTGGTTATATCGCTTATTTAAAAGGGTCAGAACAGATTGCTGACTTCTTAGCCCTAATTGGGGCCACTTCTTCTATGCTGAAGTTTGAAGATATTCGAATTGTTCGCGACATGCGGAATTCAGTCAATCGGATTGTCAATTGTGAGAATGCCAACTTGAATAAGACCGTGACAGCAGCTTCTAAACAAGTTGAAAATATCGAATTGATTCAATCAACCGTTGGGATTGGTGAATTGCCTGAAAAATTACAAGAGATTGCCTTACTGCGGTTGGAAAACCCAGAGGCATCTATTAAAGAATTAGGGGAACTGGTTGACGGTGAACCAATTTCTAAATCAGGTGTTAACCACCGACTACGTAAGATTAACCAATACGCTGAGCAATTAAGAAATACAGCAATAACACAATAG
- a CDS encoding sensor histidine kinase: MKLNFFYQQILSFLVVIGVTIVAMGVTLFSFSRDQVLLRQEQQLNDIAHFISGQTISTEFLTSMEPLLQSSNMKVFYFNADNELIYPTDEAAMIPNNQLTDEELKTLENGHDLNLRTFEMGITEKDGDALAIFMPLTNEEDQSFAGYLVIGVPSSKSDAIIDNLVQNVVKGIMIALIIAVIFSVIIAGYQNKRIRRIQEATQKIAQGDYSVRLGVNNIDEFDDLAKDFNQMAVALGESEVEIDRQENIRRQLMMDVAHEIRTPLTTMIGLLEGLRQKVLPEDKIDRSVDLMYKEANRLNRLVNENLDIEKIRSNEIVLKKSKFNAAEVLKDIALQLSETAKAKHTKFELDMPDEVPIYADYDRFHQIIFNIIQNAVQFTDYGEIFMSSAFQDGETYIKIKDSGMGMTKEQVENIWERFYKADISRKNNEFGESGLGLSIVKQLVELHQATIHVESEAGVGTIFTLVFYDGETLLEKNKVE; the protein is encoded by the coding sequence ATGAAATTGAATTTTTTTTACCAACAAATCCTCAGCTTTCTAGTGGTCATCGGCGTGACCATAGTAGCCATGGGGGTGACTTTGTTTTCTTTTTCTAGGGACCAAGTACTCCTGCGGCAAGAGCAACAATTGAATGACATTGCCCACTTTATTTCAGGACAGACCATTTCAACCGAATTCTTAACTTCCATGGAACCCTTACTGCAGTCGTCTAATATGAAGGTGTTCTATTTTAATGCGGACAACGAATTGATTTATCCAACCGATGAAGCAGCGATGATTCCAAATAATCAGTTGACGGATGAAGAATTGAAGACGTTAGAAAATGGTCACGATTTGAATTTACGGACCTTTGAAATGGGCATTACAGAAAAAGACGGAGATGCCTTAGCCATCTTCATGCCCCTGACCAATGAAGAAGACCAGTCCTTTGCGGGTTACTTAGTTATTGGAGTGCCATCTAGCAAATCCGATGCGATTATTGATAACCTGGTGCAAAATGTGGTTAAAGGAATCATGATTGCTTTGATTATTGCGGTCATCTTTTCAGTCATTATTGCAGGCTATCAAAATAAACGGATTCGCCGGATCCAGGAAGCGACCCAGAAAATCGCGCAAGGGGACTATTCCGTTCGTTTGGGCGTAAATAATATTGATGAATTTGATGATTTAGCCAAGGACTTTAACCAAATGGCGGTTGCCTTAGGGGAGTCTGAGGTGGAAATCGACCGGCAAGAAAACATCCGCCGTCAATTGATGATGGATGTGGCCCACGAAATCCGGACCCCACTAACGACTATGATTGGTTTATTGGAAGGGTTAAGACAAAAAGTCTTGCCTGAAGATAAAATTGACCGGTCTGTGGACTTGATGTATAAGGAAGCCAACCGATTAAATCGTTTAGTTAACGAAAATCTAGATATTGAAAAAATCAGATCTAATGAAATTGTATTGAAGAAATCGAAATTCAATGCAGCCGAAGTTTTAAAGGATATTGCCCTGCAACTATCTGAAACAGCCAAAGCTAAGCACACCAAGTTTGAATTGGATATGCCAGACGAGGTGCCGATTTACGCTGATTATGACCGATTCCACCAAATTATCTTCAATATCATCCAAAATGCGGTACAATTTACTGATTATGGCGAAATTTTTATGTCCAGCGCCTTTCAAGATGGGGAAACTTATATTAAAATAAAAGATTCAGGTATGGGGATGACGAAAGAACAAGTCGAAAATATCTGGGAGCGATTCTATAAAGCAGATATTTCTCGAAAAAATAACGAATTCGGTGAATCTGGTTTAGGTTTATCGATTGTCAAACAACTCGTTGAATTACACCAAGCCACTATCCACGTGGAAAGTGAAGCCGGTGTTGGGACAATATTTACCCTAGTATTTTACGACGGTGAAACATTGCTAGAAAAAAATAAGGTCGAATAG
- a CDS encoding response regulator transcription factor, which produces MNILMIEDNESVAEMMSMFFEQQKDWEATFIQDGEEGWQYYLANEETIEMVILDLNLPSKDGIQICRDIRQQNKQVPIIMLTARDAESEQVLGLGLGADDYVVKPFDPITFMARMRALYRRSQLTESAVEAAEEKGNADQFDIQTEFIRINSQNREAFYKDQLIQHLTPKEFEILQLLAGRPKQVFTREHLLTTLWEDPFYGDERTVDAHIKKLRQKMEEYGPQLIQTVWGVGYKFDETGV; this is translated from the coding sequence ATGAACATCTTGATGATTGAAGATAACGAAAGTGTTGCAGAGATGATGAGTATGTTTTTTGAACAACAAAAAGACTGGGAAGCGACGTTTATCCAGGATGGTGAAGAGGGCTGGCAATACTATTTAGCCAACGAAGAAACGATTGAAATGGTGATTTTGGATTTAAACTTACCAAGTAAAGATGGGATTCAAATCTGTCGTGACATTCGCCAACAAAATAAACAAGTACCAATTATCATGCTGACTGCTCGTGACGCAGAAAGTGAGCAAGTCCTTGGTTTAGGCCTTGGTGCAGATGATTACGTAGTTAAACCCTTTGACCCAATCACCTTTATGGCACGGATGCGTGCACTGTACCGTCGCAGCCAATTGACTGAATCTGCAGTTGAAGCCGCAGAGGAAAAGGGCAATGCGGATCAATTTGACATCCAAACGGAATTTATCCGGATTAATAGCCAAAACCGTGAAGCCTTCTATAAAGACCAATTAATTCAACATTTAACGCCCAAAGAATTTGAAATTTTACAATTATTGGCCGGACGTCCAAAACAAGTGTTTACCCGGGAACACTTACTGACAACGCTTTGGGAAGACCCGTTCTACGGGGATGAGCGTACAGTAGATGCCCACATTAAAAAGTTACGTCAAAAAATGGAAGAGTATGGGCCACAACTTATTCAAACAGTCTGGGGAGTAGGCTATAAATTTGACGAAACTGGTGTTTAA
- a CDS encoding DUF1772 domain-containing protein, with protein MSIFQIVYVFCLAIQLGFYFSFSNTIMPVLGKQAGNVGQRIMQDINKQVENDQFLGSFFAPIFLFIAILLLGNPIDWQMYLSFVIYFAGVIGVTIAFNMPLNRQLANRKTRTDWAEFVQQWSRWNHVRTGSALVALALAIS; from the coding sequence ATGTCTATTTTTCAAATTGTCTATGTCTTTTGCCTGGCCATCCAACTAGGCTTCTATTTTTCTTTCTCCAACACCATCATGCCCGTGCTTGGCAAACAAGCCGGTAACGTTGGCCAAAGGATTATGCAGGACATCAATAAGCAGGTTGAAAACGACCAATTTCTAGGCAGTTTTTTCGCACCGATATTTTTATTCATTGCTATACTTTTGCTGGGCAACCCCATTGACTGGCAAATGTATCTGAGCTTTGTGATTTATTTTGCCGGTGTCATCGGCGTAACTATCGCCTTTAATATGCCACTGAACCGCCAACTAGCTAACCGGAAAACCCGAACCGATTGGGCTGAATTTGTCCAACAATGGTCTAGGTGGAATCATGTGCGAACTGGATCTGCCCTAGTCGCCTTAGCCCTAGCCATCAGCTAA
- a CDS encoding phospho-sugar mutase, with product MNWKETYLQWRNFEELDGALKEDLASIEADEKLLEDAFYQPLSFGTAGMRGILGAGINRMNIYTIRQATEGLANLLEDYGQDAKDRGVAIAYDSRHMSPEFAMESAKTLGAHGIKSYVFESLRPTPELSFAVRELNAFAGIMITASHNPADYNGYKVYGEDGGQMPPVDADAVTANVRAVQNPLTVEVGDEAALKADGTITIIGEEIDQKYLDNMKAVVVDQAVIDEMADQVSIVYTPLHGTGQMLVERTLADAGFTNVTYVAEQKEPDADFSTVKSPNPEEAGAFEVAEKYGKNNDADILIATDPDADRMGAAVKLPNGDYQVITGNQIAALMTHYILTAKKNTGTLPDNGVILKSIVSSEMPTTIAKSFGVETVDVLTGFKFIAEKIKNYEADASKTFLFGFEESYGYLVKAFVRDKDAVQATLLLAEVAAFYKKQGKTAYDGLQDLFAEYGTYQEKTISVSLPGQEGASKIEAILNNLRGEGLSEIAGQAVVKTEDYLQDTRQFADGTTEALGMDKSNVLKYYLADETWIAVRPSGTEPKIKFYIGVVADSLEATQAKIKAYEAALNDLTA from the coding sequence ATGAACTGGAAAGAAACTTACTTACAATGGCGTAATTTTGAAGAGTTAGACGGTGCTTTGAAAGAGGATTTGGCGTCTATTGAAGCTGACGAAAAATTGCTTGAGGATGCTTTTTATCAACCATTGAGTTTTGGTACAGCTGGTATGCGCGGGATTTTAGGTGCCGGCATTAACCGGATGAATATTTATACTATTCGTCAAGCGACTGAAGGATTGGCTAACTTACTAGAAGATTATGGTCAAGATGCGAAGGACCGTGGGGTGGCGATTGCTTACGATTCTCGTCATATGTCGCCTGAATTTGCTATGGAATCGGCGAAAACTTTAGGGGCACACGGGATTAAATCTTACGTATTTGAATCATTACGCCCAACGCCTGAATTGTCATTTGCAGTCCGTGAATTAAATGCCTTTGCGGGGATTATGATCACAGCTTCTCACAACCCAGCTGACTACAACGGTTACAAGGTGTACGGTGAAGATGGTGGACAAATGCCACCAGTGGACGCGGATGCTGTAACGGCCAACGTACGTGCGGTTCAAAACCCATTAACTGTTGAAGTAGGCGATGAAGCAGCGCTTAAGGCTGACGGCACAATTACGATTATTGGTGAAGAAATCGACCAAAAATACTTAGATAATATGAAGGCTGTTGTGGTGGACCAAGCTGTGATTGACGAGATGGCTGACCAAGTATCTATCGTTTATACACCACTACATGGTACGGGTCAAATGCTGGTGGAACGCACTTTAGCTGACGCTGGGTTTACCAATGTCACCTATGTAGCTGAGCAAAAAGAGCCGGATGCTGATTTTTCAACGGTTAAATCACCAAACCCTGAAGAAGCGGGGGCCTTTGAAGTGGCTGAAAAGTATGGTAAGAACAATGACGCGGATATCTTAATCGCGACTGACCCGGATGCTGACCGTATGGGTGCAGCTGTGAAATTGCCAAATGGTGACTACCAAGTGATTACTGGTAACCAAATTGCCGCATTAATGACGCATTATATTTTAACCGCTAAGAAAAATACAGGTACATTACCTGATAACGGAGTGATTTTAAAATCCATCGTATCAAGTGAGATGCCAACAACGATTGCCAAATCATTTGGTGTTGAAACAGTTGACGTATTAACTGGATTCAAATTTATTGCGGAAAAGATCAAAAACTATGAAGCTGATGCTAGCAAGACTTTCCTATTCGGTTTCGAAGAAAGTTACGGATATTTAGTGAAAGCCTTCGTTCGTGATAAAGACGCCGTTCAAGCGACTTTATTATTAGCTGAAGTAGCCGCTTTCTACAAGAAACAAGGTAAAACAGCTTATGATGGCTTACAAGACTTGTTTGCTGAATACGGCACCTACCAAGAAAAAACAATCTCTGTAAGCTTACCAGGCCAAGAGGGTGCATCTAAAATCGAAGCCATCCTAAACAATTTGCGTGGGGAAGGTTTAAGTGAAATCGCTGGTCAAGCAGTTGTTAAAACTGAGGACTACCTACAAGATACGCGCCAGTTTGCTGACGGTACTACTGAAGCCTTAGGCATGGACAAATCAAATGTATTGAAATACTATCTAGCAGATGAAACATGGATTGCCGTTAGACCATCAGGTACAGAACCAAAAATCAAGTTCTATATTGGTGTGGTCGCTGATTCACTAGAAGCAACACAAGCAAAAATTAAGGCATATGAGGCAGCCTTAAACGACTTAACGGCTTAA
- a CDS encoding gluconeogenesis factor YvcK family protein: MINKNPRPGRRPKVAVIGGGTGLPILLEGLKNADCNVTAIVTVADDGGSSGSLRNAVSTIPPGDIRNCLVALSDMKKIYKDVFQYRFSEEDKEFSGHAIGNLIIAAIAEMRGDTFAAMRLLSYMMEVDGKVLPACEEALVLQGHFADGTMIEGETAVVAHPDQIQEVTVRLANDRKQVDELGNPITSPRAGREVVSEIMQADMVILGPGSLYTSILPNVAIEEIRNAIVDTPAKVVYICNIMTQLGETEHFSDADHVRVINEHLGAKAIDTVLLNKTPVPFEYLEGASEKDYLVQITQDRQGLADQKCQVVGCDFLNLEKSGVYHNQDKLVSAIMGVMNDRIK; encoded by the coding sequence GTGATAAATAAGAATCCACGTCCGGGTAGACGACCAAAGGTTGCGGTCATCGGAGGCGGAACGGGTCTTCCTATCTTGTTGGAAGGTCTAAAGAATGCTGATTGTAATGTGACAGCCATCGTCACGGTGGCTGATGATGGTGGGTCGAGTGGCTCTTTACGTAATGCAGTCAGTACAATTCCTCCAGGAGATATCCGTAATTGCCTAGTTGCACTATCGGACATGAAGAAAATATATAAAGATGTATTCCAATACCGTTTTAGTGAAGAAGATAAAGAATTTTCTGGTCACGCGATTGGCAACTTAATCATTGCAGCCATTGCTGAAATGCGGGGCGATACCTTTGCCGCTATGCGTCTACTTTCTTATATGATGGAAGTGGATGGCAAGGTCTTGCCAGCTTGTGAAGAGGCGCTTGTTTTACAAGGGCACTTTGCAGATGGGACTATGATTGAAGGGGAAACAGCTGTTGTAGCCCACCCTGACCAAATTCAAGAAGTGACTGTTCGCTTGGCCAATGACCGAAAGCAAGTGGATGAGTTGGGTAATCCAATCACTAGTCCGCGTGCTGGGCGCGAGGTGGTGTCAGAAATTATGCAGGCCGATATGGTCATTCTGGGACCTGGTTCTTTATATACGTCTATTTTGCCGAACGTGGCAATTGAGGAAATTCGTAACGCAATTGTTGACACGCCCGCCAAAGTTGTCTATATTTGTAATATCATGACACAACTTGGCGAGACTGAGCATTTCTCAGATGCAGACCATGTACGTGTAATTAACGAACACTTAGGGGCTAAGGCGATAGACACGGTGCTATTGAATAAAACCCCAGTACCTTTTGAATACTTGGAAGGTGCGAGTGAGAAAGACTATCTCGTTCAAATCACTCAAGACCGTCAAGGCTTGGCAGATCAAAAATGTCAGGTTGTTGGTTGTGACTTTTTAAATCTTGAAAAAAGTGGGGTCTACCATAACCAAGATAAATTAGTGAGCGCTATTATGGGTGTCATGAACGATCGCATAAAATAA
- the rapZ gene encoding RNase adapter RapZ — translation MNDQLKLVIITGMSGAGKTVALQSFEDMGYYCVDNMPPSLLPKFWDLIKETGKISKICLVIDLRSRSFFDELLTEINGMDNTNTIEMSVLFLEADDQTLVARYKETRRAHPLQKDGVSVLEAIQKEKILLNDIRKESTVIDTTNLTPRKFRELLLTEFQSEDEGTFTVNVMSFGFKYGLPIDSDIVMDVRFLPNPHYIDELRPMTGLDAPVYDYVMSQPETETFYRKFTDLLDFELPLYEKEGKSSLTITIGCTGGQHRSIALTERVAHHIQDLGYKVNIIHRDRTKRKESMNLS, via the coding sequence TTGAATGATCAACTAAAATTAGTCATTATCACAGGTATGAGCGGTGCCGGTAAAACGGTCGCCCTACAAAGTTTTGAAGATATGGGTTACTACTGCGTGGATAATATGCCACCGTCACTATTACCTAAATTCTGGGATTTAATCAAAGAAACAGGTAAAATCAGTAAAATCTGTTTAGTGATTGATTTACGGTCACGTTCATTCTTTGATGAGTTATTAACAGAGATTAATGGCATGGACAACACGAACACCATTGAAATGTCCGTATTATTCCTAGAAGCGGATGATCAGACTTTAGTGGCTCGTTATAAAGAAACACGCCGTGCCCACCCACTTCAAAAAGATGGGGTGTCTGTCTTAGAAGCGATTCAAAAAGAAAAAATCTTATTAAATGATATTCGTAAGGAATCTACAGTGATTGATACGACTAACTTAACACCTCGTAAATTCCGCGAGTTATTGTTGACCGAATTCCAATCTGAAGATGAGGGAACTTTCACTGTTAATGTCATGTCATTTGGATTTAAATATGGTTTACCCATTGATTCAGATATCGTGATGGACGTCCGTTTCTTACCAAATCCGCATTATATCGATGAATTACGCCCAATGACAGGGCTAGATGCACCAGTTTATGACTATGTCATGTCTCAACCAGAAACAGAGACTTTCTACCGTAAATTTACTGATTTATTAGATTTTGAATTACCCTTATATGAAAAAGAAGGGAAGTCTAGTCTGACGATCACTATCGGATGTACAGGCGGTCAGCACCGGTCAATTGCCTTGACTGAACGTGTTGCCCACCATATCCAAGACCTAGGTTACAAGGTCAACATCATCCACCGTGATCGCACAAAAAGAAAAGAGTCGATGAACCTATCGTGA